The following proteins are encoded in a genomic region of Dermatophagoides farinae isolate YC_2012a chromosome 8, ASM2471394v1, whole genome shotgun sequence:
- the LOC124495572 gene encoding LOW QUALITY PROTEIN: uncharacterized protein LOC124495572 (The sequence of the model RefSeq protein was modified relative to this genomic sequence to represent the inferred CDS: deleted 1 base in 1 codon) has product MSTRTFWSSSSSSSSSWTTKTSKTTSLRWPKNNNNNSNKQIIIKLLMIMIVVICPFEWMCHRMFVTSSSSSSTINVNENIFNSDIHQHLTAEERIVLLGHHDEVPQYQVISSKSLRTSSNHQHQPNQIHHNQRTKRSINSNFNNNNNNDIPPDKDKPIKIEFEAFGEPFRLRLWPNHGLLSPGFHLINQNRESSNGSIVNEDNDDWSMRKHLSNCFYQGYDEAHQNGAAAISLCSGMQGVIETNPSIYMINPIPETTSKRIIFLTNNGNGNNQSTTTTSSSFQHEHYHLVLKKNDYNHYECPHGSNTNSNHNHHHHHHHYNYYKDLIPKLSSSSPSSSSLMIENKKRQKRSIDIVASNRNFFDADKTTTTTTTTSQTTTSTISATTMMPTTDNSFSSSTLENQPESINEIIGDHHINSTTTTTTTTTTTATKPTFNITVETAVFVDESLYHILSKTFPIDTEQQIVLYVLTIMNAVQLLFKQPSIGRSVDISVVLMDLLRQQPKNLTPSDNIDTYLTNFCVWQHKKRLRETGGPTPDWDHALLLSGINMYVVDGYGRRKRHVVGLAPVSGMCNSLNSCTISEGTNFQTVLVAGHEMGHSLGMEHDGSQDGNVCNKDDFVMSPTLGPGKTTWSECSKNYLDKFVLTPQATCVLGRSSHVNIIHQFIPPHRLPGERFNVDDQCRFRFGPTARHHSSQPKSEICRVIKCYVKSPVKSNGSNSHHGFYSGRGLYAYPVKSTYNTHPALEGTECGHEKWCREGRCLAKPNFHGNNEISDNDHNDSNEQQSDINRYVQWELSKKNATTITKNNGDKIKLKTQSTRISNRHKKRPTLGKINNDAMNTDGAADGSPAINIQTNWHYHLKNDPYHYKLSNDPKFISSTPKPTSSSSTAKPSTILIVDNVYKSKSTNTKNNTEETTTIVDAEANYLSDDQYNPYNKLTNKDRFNWSSNRLSQIHHKQKSITVNGNWSYWSDYGPCISECVAPGNNNNNNNNKKGSENGRFQSSIMVPLGVQTSLRRCNSPSPLNGGQQCHGPDTRVKLCNAVKTCSPYSATSAATGSGAKHRTKLDPITAGHRYQIRSVDEYISDTCLMAAKFNDKIENHGTQYPSYDSASHSCFVWCYKRGGGFMTQGWRLPDGTPCGRKLALSSVNSDDPTATSTASKDIIETTGYCYNGQCRRFNCRGEIFHRQSIIPSTSSTNVYNVYQNHSTTSIMLEQELENRLLRDNCPSNYRLDDIIQDLEDQIDDWDQNYDFTYRLIEKVKNTIPISKSESSTQIPSVPTHTMSTNSPTQSPPSSSPLLLVTTNPYMLPQNNWSDWHPVTECQYSISCIRNGRGFRLVTRECRRQTCLGRREALQVCPEVLTDKSIRDPSMTTMYNLYEQYCPISIRRSANEYAQSICHKYQTKFSSLLSGNGRQLNHGCIVACEDRLWPDVHYQMDAFTDGRFPFGTDCSTKDRRGYCLNGKCIHFDSADISYDTAESVLYRHEILQLFAPSTIFPLEPSLYGSSQTPMTTSTPSDSLYSAIFNQEIYKRASKTLQLSTPSPSIGSIELQPAYQSFISSHRRIKRQIMATTTTTAATGIFRKASVQEQTDPEGDYVSWTMLKHHHHNRPQHSFNPQHHHRQYRRPITLIKPLRPIRLTSVTRKRKPQSSSLDSHFQTFTLVAKPSRNRFRTRPSLSTSFIQPKIHLVKNITRFLDDDDDDEDDDQQNDKKSTTKMKVSSTTKTNLTMTNHKSMNQKSKAKFSMGHESWPPIIMTTRRPFTTANMSTFLDDNNGDDGEEDSTVSSINHDQDDDEDQLRVEPYIWSVILSECNRPCGEGIRTVRVVCTVGQRSVQEQFCDQQTKPIHKSIETCKERDCIGRWRAEPWSKCFITKRTSKNRCKPKQQSFQSRTIACVGPMMMGHHNPNRPNESRIFSLLSHDYCDPLTRPNQWRSCDMIDMNMNDDCNNHNNDDEDKTIINDNDDVETVSSI; this is encoded by the exons atgtCGACGAGGAcattttggtcatcatcgtcatcatcatcatcatcatggacaacaaaaacatcaaaaacaacatcattaagatggccaaaaaacaacaacaacaacagcaacaaacaaatcatcatcaaattgttaatgataatgattgttgtgatATGTCCATTCGAATGgatg tGTCATCGAATGTTtgtcacatcatcatcatcatcatcgacaataaatgtgaatgaaaatattttcaacagTGATATACATCAACATTTAACAGCTGAAGAACGAATCGTTTTGTTGGGCCATCATGATGAAg TGCCTCAATATCAAGTGATATCATCGAAATCATTACGTACATCatctaatcatcaacatcaaccaaatcaaattcatcacaatcaaCGAACAAAACgttcaattaattcaaatttcaataataataataataatgatattccACCGGATAAAGATAAaccaatcaaaattgaattcgaaGCATTTGGTGAACCATTTCGGTTACGATTATGGCCAAATCATGGTTTATTATCACCGGGATTTCatctaatcaatcaaaatcgtGAATCATCTAATGGATCAATCGTCaatgaagataatgatgattggtcaATGCGTAAACATTTATCCAATTGTTTTTATCAGGGTTATGATGAAGCACATCAAAATGGTGCGGCAGCTATTTCACTTTGTAGCGGTATG CAAGGTgtaattgaaacaaatccATCAATTTATATGATTAATCCAATACCTGAAACGACAAGTAAAAGGATTATTTTTCTCAcaaataatggtaatggtaataatcaatcaacaacaacaacatcatcatcatttcaacatgaacattatcatctagtgttgaaaaaaaatgattataatcattatgaatgtCCACATGGATCAAATACTAATtctaatcataatcatcatcatcatcatcatcattataattattataaagaTTTGATCCCaaaattatcgtcatcatcaccatcatcatcatcattaatgattgaaaataaaaaacgcCAAAAACGTTCGATCGATATTGTAGCATcgaatagaaattttttcgatgctgataaaacaacaacaacaacaacgacaacaagtCAAACTACCACATCGACAATATCAGCAACAACTATGATGCCTACAACGgacaattcattttcatcatcaacattagaAAATCAACCGGAAAGtattaatgaaattattggtgatcatcatataaattctacaacaacaacgacaacaacaacaacaacaacagcaacaaaaccAACGTTTAATATAACAGTTGAAACGGCtgtatttgttgatgaaagtTTATATCATATATTATCGAAAACATTTCCTATAGATACTGAACAGCAAATAGTTCTTTATGTATTGACAATAATGAATGCtgtacaattattatttaaacaaCCATCTATTGGCCGTTCAGTAGATATTTCCGTCGTATTAATGGATCTACTAAGACAACAACCAAAA AATCTTACGCCATCGGATAATATCGATACAtatttgacaaatttttgtgTTTGGCAACATAAAAAACGTTTACGTGAAACTGGTGGACCAACGCCCGATTGGGATCATGCATTATTGCTTTCAGG TATCAACATGTATGTTGTCGATGGTTATGGCCGCAGAAAACGTCATGTAGTTGGATTGGCACCAGTTTCTGGAATGTGTAATTCACTGAATTCATGTACAATTTCTGAAGgtacaaattttcaaacagtTTTGGTTGCCGGTCATGAAATGGGCCATAGTTTAGGCATGGAACATGATGGTTCACAAGATGGAAATGTTTGCAATAAAGATGATTTTGTCATGTCACCAACATTAGGACCGGGAAAAACTACCTGGTCAGAATGttcgaaaaattatttagaTAAATTCGTTCTTACACCACAAGCAACCTGTGTATTAGGACGTAGTTCACATGTTAatataattcatcaattcattccaCCACATCGATTACCTGGTGAAAGatttaatgttgatgatcaatgtaGATTTCGTTTTGGTCCAACGGCCAGACATCATTCATCGCAACCAAAATCTGAAATATGTCGTGTAATAAAATGTTATGTTAAATCACCAGTAAAAAGTAACGGATCAAATAGTCATCATGGATTTTATTCAGGTCGTGGTCTTTATGCATATCCAGTAAAATCAACATATAATACACATCCAGCATTAGAAGGTACAGAATGTGGCCATGAAAAATGGTGCCGTGAAGGTCGATGTTTAGCAAAACCAAATTTTCAtggaaataatgaaatttcgGATAATGATCACAACGATtcgaatgaacaacaatccGATATTAATCGTTATGTTCAATGGGAattgagtaaaaaaaatgcaacgaccataacaaaaaacaatggtgATAAAATTAAACTGAAAACACAATCAACACGAATATCGAATAGACATAAAAAACGTCCAACATTgggaaaaattaataatgatgcaaTGAATACAGATGGTGCTGCAGATGGTTCACCAGCGATCAACATACAAACCAATTGGCATTATCATCTGAAAAATGATCCAtatcattataaattatcaaatgatcCTAAATTCATAAGTTCAACACCTAAACCTacaagttcatcatcaacggcAAAACCATCAACCATATTAATCGTTGATAATGTATATAAAAGTaaatcaacaaatacaaaGAACAATACcgaagaaacaacaacaattgttgaTGCTGAAGCAAATTATCTATCAgatgatcaatataatccatataataaattgacCAATAAAGATCGTTTTAATTGGTCATCGAATCGTTTGTCACAGATTCATCATAAACAGAAATCAATTACAGTAAATGGTAATTGGTCATATTGGTCAGATTATGGTCCTTGTATTTCGGAATGTGTTGCACccggtaataataataataataataacaataaaaaggGTAGTGAAAATGGCCGATTTCAATCGTCAATAATGGTGCCATTAGGTGTACAAACATCATTACGACGTTGTAATAGTCCATCACCATTGAATGGTGGCCAACAATGTCATGGACCGGATACAAGAGTAAAATTATGTAATGCAGTAAAG ACTTGTAGTCCATATTCAGCTACATCAGCAGCTACTGGTTCTGGTGCTAAACATCGTACGAAATTAGATCCAATAACGGCAGGACATCGATATCAAATTCGTTCAGTGGATGAATACATTTCCGATACATGTTTAATGGCtgcaaaattcaatgataaaatcgAGAATCATGGAACACAATATCCAAGTTATGATT CTGCTTCACAttcatgttttgtttggtgtTATAAACGTGGTGGTGGATTCATGACACAAGGATGGCGATTACCGGATGGTACACCATGTGGACGTAAATTGGCATTATCATCGGTTAATTCGGATGATCCGACTGCTACTAGTACTGCTTCTAAAGATATAATTGAAACTACCGGTTATTGTTACAATGGTCAATGTCGTCGTTTTAATTGTCGTGGTGAAATATTTCATcgacaatcaatcattccatctacatcatcaacaaatgtcTATAATGTctatcaaaatcattcaacaacCTCGATTATGTTGGAACAAGAATTGGAAAATCGATTACTGAGAGATAATTGTCCATCAAATTATCGTTTAGATGATATTATCCAAGATCTTGAagatcaaattgatgattgggATCAAAATTATGATTTCACTTATCGATTGATAGAGAAAG ttaaaAATACCATACCAATATCAAAAAGTGAAAGTTCAACACAAATACCATCCGTTCCTACACATACAATGTCTACGAATTCTCCAACTCAATCACCGCCATCTTCGTCTCCACTATTATTGGTCACAACTAATCCATACATGTTACCACAGAATAATTGGTCAGATTGGCATCCAGTCACCGAATGTCAATATTCAATATCATGTATT CGTAATGGTAGAGGATTCCGTTTAGTCACCAGAGAATGTCGTCGACA aaCCTGTCTTGGACGACGTGAAGCTCTACAGGTTTGTCCCGAAGTATTGACAGATAAATCGATACGTGATCCAAGCATGACAACAATGTATAATCTTTATGAACAATATTGCCCAATATCGATTCGACGATCGGCTAATGAATATGCACAATCAATATGTCATAAATATcagacaaaattttcatcattattatccgGTAATGGACGACAATTAAATCATGGTTGTATTGTTGCTTGTGAAGATCGTTTATGGCCAGATGTCCATTATCAGATGGATGCATTTACTGATGGTCGTTTCCCGTTTGGAACTGATTGTTCCACTAAGGATCGTCGTGGTTATTGTCTAAATGGTAAATGTATACATTTTGATAGTGCTGATATTTCATATGATACTGCTG AGAGCGTCCTCTATCGTCATGAAATATTGCAATTATTTGCTCCATCCACTATATTCCCGCTTGAACCATCATTGTATGGTTCCAGTCAAACACCAATGACCACAAGTACACCATCGGATTCATTATATTCGGCCATATTTAATCAGGAAATTTATAAACGAGCTTCGAAAACATTACAATTATCAACACCATCACCTTCGATTGGTTCAATCGAACTTCAACCAGcatatcaatcatttatatCATCACATCGTCGTATAAAACGACAAATCATGGCAactacgacaacaacagcagcgaCAGGAATTTTTCGTAAAGCATCCGTACAAGAACAAACAGATCCGGAAGGTGATTATGTTAGTTGGACAATGttaaaacatcatcatcataatcggccacaacattcattcaatcctcaacatcatcatcgacaatatCGGAGGCCAATAACAC TAATAAAACCATTACGGCCTATACGATTAACTTCGGTGACAAGAAAACGTaaaccacaatcatcatcattggatagccattttcaaacatttacaTTGGTGGCTAAACCAAGTCGAAATCGATTTCGAACTagaccatcattatcaacatcattcattcaaccaaAGATCCATTTAGTCAAGAATATTACTCGATtcttagatgatgatgacgatgacgaagACGATGaccaacaaaatgataaaaaatcaactacAAAAATGAAAGTGTCAtccacaacaaaaacaaatcttaCGATGACTaatcataaatcaatgaatcaaaaatctaAAGCAAAATTTTCTATGGGACATGAATCATGGCCACCTATCATCATGACGACACGTCGTCCATTCACAACGGCAAATATGTCCACATTtttggatgataataatggtgatgatggtgaggAAGATTCAACtgtatcatcaatcaatcatgatcaggatgatgatgaagatcaaCTTCGTGTTGAACCATACATTTGGAGTGTAATATTATCCGAATGTAATCGTCCTTGTGGTGAAGGTATACGCACTGTACGAGTTGTCTGTACGGTTGGACAACGATCCGTACAGGAACAATTTTGTGATCAACAAACTAAACCAATAcataaatcaattgaaacatGTAAAGAAAGAGATTGTATCGGAAG ATGGAGAGCTGAACCATGGTCAAAATGTTTCATAACAAAACGAACATCAAAAAATCGTTGtaaaccaaaacaacaatcatttcaaAGTCGTACGATTGCCTGTGTTggaccaatgatgatgggacATCATAATCCAAATCGTCCAAACGAATcaagaatattttcattgctTAGCCATGATTATTGTGATCCATTAACAAGACCAAATCAATGGAGATCATGCGATATGATtgatatgaatatgaatgatgattgtaataatcacaataatgatgatgaagataagacaatcattaatgataatgatgatgttgaaacaGTTTCATCTAtctga